A window of Suncus etruscus isolate mSunEtr1 chromosome 4, mSunEtr1.pri.cur, whole genome shotgun sequence contains these coding sequences:
- the FPGT gene encoding fucose-1-phosphate guanylyltransferase isoform X2, translating into MASALTSSDIALQEATQRKLRRFSELRGKPVAPGEFWDIVAITAADEKQELAYKQQLSKKLNKKELPLGVHYHVFVDPAGAKIGNGGSTLSALRCLEKLYGDKWNSFTILLIHSASFQQYPNALITHPVSFKVYWIQDVLWHLAQLWNIADWGLMFQLRKTALLVAVLS; encoded by the exons ATGGCCTCTGCTCTTACCTCTTCTGACATTGCACTCCAAGAAGCCACTCAGCGAAAGTTGCGGAGGTTCTCTGAGCTGAGAG GCAAACCTGTGGCACCTGGAGAATTCTGGGATATTGTTGCAATAACAGCAGCTGATGAAAAACAGGAACTTGCTTATAAACAACAATTGTCCAAAAAGCTGAATAAAAAGGAGTTACCCCTTGGAGTTCATTATCATGTTTTTGTTGATCCTGCTGGAGCCAAAATTG gtaATGGGGGATCAACACTTAGTGCTCTTCGATGTTTGGAAAAACTATATGGAGATAAATGGAATTCCTTTACTATCCTGCTCATTCACTCtg CATCTTTCCAGCAATATCCAAATGCTCTGATAACACATCCTGTATCATTCAAAGTATACTGGATTCAAGATGTTCTGTGGCACCTGGCTCAGTTGTGGAATATTGCAGATTGGGGCCTGATGTTTCAGTTGAGGAAAACTGCATTATTAGTGGCTGTTCTGTCTTAG
- the FPGT gene encoding fucose-1-phosphate guanylyltransferase isoform X1 — MASALTSSDIALQEATQRKLRRFSELRGKPVAPGEFWDIVAITAADEKQELAYKQQLSKKLNKKELPLGVHYHVFVDPAGAKIGNGGSTLSALRCLEKLYGDKWNSFTILLIHSGGYSQRLPNASALGKIFTALPFGNPIYQMLELKLAMYIDFPSHMNPGILVTCADDIELYSIEDSECIRFDKPGFTALAHPSSLNVGTTHGVFVLEPFNYLEYKDLEYRCCHRFLHKPTIEKMHLFGAVCRPRNFSQEHFSGSETTSLKFDPEYVYTDSLFYMDHKTSKKLLAFYEKIGTLNCEIDAYGDFLQALGPGATVEYTRNTSNVTKEDSELVDMRQRIFHLLKGAPLNVVVLNNSKFYHIGTTEEYLFHFTSESSLKLELGLQSIAFSIFPAISKCSDNTSCIIQSILDSRCSVAPGSVVEYCRLGPDVSVEENCIISGCSVLATAVLPANSFVCSVSLKMNGHLTYSTMVFALQDNLKKFVQTLSDIKLLQFFGVCFMSCLDSWNLRITEELFSGNKKRLSLWTARIFPVCSSLNDSVSTSLKMLNSVKNKSTFSLSNYKLVSIEEMLIYKDVEDMITYREDIHLEITSHKKQLI, encoded by the exons ATGGCCTCTGCTCTTACCTCTTCTGACATTGCACTCCAAGAAGCCACTCAGCGAAAGTTGCGGAGGTTCTCTGAGCTGAGAG GCAAACCTGTGGCACCTGGAGAATTCTGGGATATTGTTGCAATAACAGCAGCTGATGAAAAACAGGAACTTGCTTATAAACAACAATTGTCCAAAAAGCTGAATAAAAAGGAGTTACCCCTTGGAGTTCATTATCATGTTTTTGTTGATCCTGCTGGAGCCAAAATTG gtaATGGGGGATCAACACTTAGTGCTCTTCGATGTTTGGAAAAACTATATGGAGATAAATGGAATTCCTTTACTATCCTGCTCATTCACTCtg gTGGCTACAGTCAACGCCTTCCAAACGCTAGTGCACTGGGAAAAATCTTTACTGCTTTACCTTTTGGTAACCCGATTTATCAGATGTTAGAATTAAAACTAGCCATGTACATTGATTTCCCCTCACATATGAATCCAGGAATTCTGGTTACATGTGCTGATGATATTGAACTTTATAGTATTGAAGACTCTGAGTGTATTAGATTTGACAAGCCTGGGTTTACAGCTTTAGCTCATCCTTCTAGTTTGAATGTAGGTACTACACATGGGGTATTTGTCTTAGAACCTTTCAATTACTTAGAATACAAAGATCTTGAATATAGGTGTTGTCATCGTTTTCTTCATAAGCCCACCATAGAAAAAATGCATCTCTTCGGTGCTGTGTGTAGGCCAAGAAATTTTTCTCAGGAGCACTTTTCTGGGAGTGAAACTACCTCTCTTAAATTCGATCCTGAGTATGTTTACACAGATAGCCTTTTTTATATGGATCATAAAACATCAAAGAAATTGCTtgctttttatgaaaaaataggCACACTAAATTGTGAAATCGATGCCTATGGAGACTTTCTTCAGGCCTTGGGACCCGGAGCAACAGTGGAATATACCAGAAATACATCTAATGTCACTAAAGAAGATTCAGAGTTGGTCGACATGAGACAGAGAATATTTCACCTTCTAAAAGGGGCACCTCTAAATGTTGTTGTTCTTAATAACTCCAAATTTTATCACATTGGAACAACTGAagaatatttgtttcattttacttCAGAGAGCAGTTTGAAGCTAGAACTTGGCTTACAGTCCATAGCTTTTAGCATCTTTCCAGCAATATCCAAATGCTCTGATAACACATCCTGTATCATTCAAAGTATACTGGATTCAAGATGTTCTGTGGCACCTGGCTCAGTTGTGGAATATTGCAGATTGGGGCCTGATGTTTCAGTTGAGGAAAACTGCATTATTAGTGGCTGTTCTGTCTTAGCAACTGCTGTTTTGCCTGCAAATTCTTTTGTATGTTCCGTAAGCTTGAAGATGAATGGGCACTTAACATATTCAACGATGGTATTTGCATTGCAAGATAACTTAAAAAAGTTTGTTCAAACCTTGTCAGATATAAAGTTACTCCAATTTTTTGGAGTCTGCTTTATGTCATGCTTAGATAGTTGGAATCTGAGAATTACAGAGGAACTGTTCTCTGGGAACAAGAAACGTTTGAGTTTGTGGACTGCTCGCATTTTCCCAGTTTGTTCTTCTTTGAATGACTCAGTTTCAACGTCCCTAAAAATGCTAAATTCTGTAAAGAACAAGTCAACATTCAGCCTAAGTAACTATAAGCTTGTATCCATTGAAGAAATGCTTATCTACAAAGATGTAGAAGACATGATAACTTATAGGGAGGACAttcatttagaaattacttcaCATAAAAAGCAGTTGATTTAg